The genomic region GGCTTACCCGCGAGCAGTGGAAGGCGAGCGGCGCGACCTAGCGCGCGAGCCCGTCGACGACCTCCGCGCCGGGCAGCGCGCCCACGAGCAGCCCCGGCACCACGAGCTTGGATCGTCGCAGACCCGACCCGACGACCACCCACGGCGTCGCGGCGACGGCGGCGTCGACGAGCAGCAGCCACCCCGCCGGCAGGCCGACGGGCGTGATGCCGCCGTACTCCATCCCGGTCTGCTCGACGGCGTCGGCCATCGGCGCGAACGACGCCTTCCGCGCGTCGAGCCGGCGCCGCACGACGCCGTTGACGTCGGCGCGCGTCGTCGCGAGCACCACGCACGCGGCGTAGCGGACGTCCTCGCCGCGTCGGCCCGCGACGACGACGCAGTTCGCGGACACCTCGAGCCCGACGTCGTACGACGCGCAGAACGCGGCCGTGTCGGCGAGGTCGGGGTCGATGGGCGCGACGAGCACCTCGTCCGGCGGCAGGTCCTGCGCCGCGGCCGCGACGGGCGCGGCCAGCAGGTCGGGACGGTCCAGCGCGGGTGCGGTGTCGAGGGT from Aquipuribacter sp. SD81 harbors:
- a CDS encoding YbaK/EbsC family protein; its protein translation is MLGTLDTAPALDRPDLLAAPVAAAAQDLPPDEVLVAPIDPDLADTAAFCASYDVGLEVSANCVVVAGRRGEDVRYAACVVLATTRADVNGVVRRRLDARKASFAPMADAVEQTGMEYGGITPVGLPAGWLLLVDAAVAATPWVVVGSGLRRSKLVVPGLLVGALPGAEVVDGLAR